The sequence below is a genomic window from Daphnia pulicaria isolate SC F1-1A chromosome 6, SC_F0-13Bv2, whole genome shotgun sequence.
CACCTTTTCTTCCAGCGACGCTAATAAAGCTTGCGTTTCGCGCTCCAACTGTGCAGCGACATTCGATGACCTAGTCAAAAGTATTAGGGGTTTGATTACATTTATAATTTGATGTCATATTATATAACTTACTTGAAGTTCGAGGCAGTAGCGTCTGCCTTGTCGACGGGCTTTTCAGTGACCGGAGTAGGACACCAAGCAGTTCCCGAGAACGGGGAGAACACTTGTTGAACGAAGAGACGAAATTCTTCTGCTGGGCGGCGGATTAAGCGCTCTGTTTGTCGGCGATAAGCAATCAGACGGTCCGATTCTAAGCGAGCTTCAAACGCAGCCAAAGCTTGTTCTTTCGAAATcttcatttggaaagaaaaaacgtcTTTAAGTTCACAATAACAACAGAAACAAATTAGATTTACCTGGTATTGAAACTCGGTATTCAATCCTGGCCCAGCGATGCGCTTGACTAGGAAGCCTTCTGATGCAGGGATGCGACCTCTCGGGCGGATGGCGAGACTGTAAATAATGGCGTCTCGAGAACGAACCGTCATCCAATGAAGCATACCATCTATATGATCAAATATGAAATGCCGGATAAATTTCATCGATAAAAAGGATGTACAAAAGCTAGTAATAATTTGTGAGCCTGACTTACAAACGGCCAAGAGTAGGGATATCAGCGGACAAACAATGAAGGCAGTGACCAAGCAGGCGATAGGTTGAAGGAGTCCATCGAGTAGCAGGTCACGAACGAGGACACGGATCATAGGAAGGAGGGGGCCACGCTTAGGGTCAGGGTTATCCACATCCCAGACTAGGATTATGCAGACCTGGTAGATCAGGGCGAAGACAGGAGCCCAAACAGGAGCGGACAGCGCCAGGCAAATGCCTCCGGCGCTGCATAGGATACAAATAACCGGGAAGATGAGTAGAAACAACAAACTGCATAGGAGACCTTTAAAGCCGTAATTCCAGGCTCTATTGAGCTGTCGGGTTAAGCCTTTGCCCATGAAACCCGTGTCGGGTTTCGTTTCAAATTCGGTTCTTGACTTTGAAATGTGACGCCAGAGTGAAGCCAAACGTGAATTGAGGGTTGGCGTGTAAGCCGAGCGACGAGGACAAAGGGTTCCGTTGACCTGCGACAGTTCAAGATCGGCGTAGAAAGGTTGATTCGCCACAAGAGCTCTTAAACCGATTGGGCTGCACCAAGGAACAAGATAACCGCAAGCGTAGGCGCCGTTGCAGGACCAGACCCAGGCCCGCTGCAAAAAATTTGCCCAGCGCCAGAGTGGCCattgtgtcgtcgtcgttcttcTGCTACTTCTTTCTAAAGTGTAAACTGGTTGCTCTTGGCCGTCGCTgccactgctgctgcatcTTGGATTGGTTATAGAAGTTGGCGTCCCACTGAGGTGGGTAGGAATTacctggaaagaaaaacaatttacacgACCAATGAAACATCAGACGATCCTGACGGTAGTGGAATGAATTTCGTACCTCAGCGGTGCCTTGAAAATAACGGCGGATGATCCAAGCTCTGGGATTCCAAATCCAAGTGTCCCAAATGAAAGAGCGAGTGGCCTGTTTGTCTGCCCAGAGCTCTTTACTCAAGATGGGCGCCCGCTAAAAACATTGCAACATAAATAAGGTAAGGTGAAAGAGAAGCAGATACTCTGACGTTTGGCGCTTATATACATCTCTGAGGAAAGCAAGATCCCGGGAAAGGAAATAAACAAACTGATCGAGTGACTTGCGGCGGCACGCCTCAATAGCTTCTTCGTGGCATTTCCATTGGTATTCTTTAGCCAACTTCGTCTGAATAAAGAGTTTAATTCAAGTTATATACACAAACCCAATGACTGTAAATAAGACAACATCTCACCTTAACGCTGCAAAGTTGTTTATCCATCCAGGGTTTGACAAGGGAGAGCATAGGATGACGCAAGCGAATGTCCAGTTCAGCTTGTATCAAGTCTGCAGTGAATCTTTCACGCACTTTAGCAACAGCTCTCTTCATTGTGATAGTCGCTCGTGCTTGATCGACAAGCAATTGGGCAATACCGGGCCCTAGCTGCTCTACATCGGCGTTGTGAAGAACTGAATCCCAAATACGATTCAGGGGCTCATCATTCATTAAATCCTGAAAGTCGTCGTCGGGACCGCTGTGACCGGCTTCATTACGTTTCCGATCAACTTTAATCTCTGGGACGTGATGACGTGACCAGCGTGTTTTAGACTCTTGTTGCAACACCATATTTACCACCGGCTTGACTTTGTCCATGATTTCTCTGCGAAAAACCCAAAATAGAAACCCAAACACATGGAGTTTAAACATAGCCTTCTACACACGTTGTGCAACTAAAAATGTACCTGGAAAAGAGTCGAAGGTCAATCAACATCCCTTTTGGCGTTTGGAAGATGTAAGGGAGAGGCGGGGGCTTTTGTTGTCGGACATCCGACAGTCGCCCGCTACCCCCAGACGTTTGCTGGTGGGCAAGGTAGTGGCGAATGAAACGACACAAGGCAATATATTCTTCCTGGCATTCAACCTAATGAAAGGAAATGTcagttgttattttcttttcccttgaatgattttctaatttttgatttgtttctaaGTACCGCGCATAACAATTCTGCCACTAAATAGCGGCTTCGCTCTTCGTGCAGGCGTGATTCGAAGTCTCGTGGCTGCAAACTTGGCATACCGAATATCAAATCTACATGAAATCCAATAAGAAATTCGATATAAATAAGAGAGAACGACTTGAAATTTCAAAGTGCAAGCTACCCAGAAAGCGATGAAATCCCATGCGGAGGCTGCGGATTGATTTGCGAACGCTAAACACATCGCCGGTGAACCTCTCGCTAGCTGTCAAATTTATAACTGCGGCTGACCAGGCCAATGTATTAAGTAGTGAATCCATCGCTACCTCTGAGCCTTTTTGCAATAGCGGATTCACTCGCCAGGTATGTTGCTGTCCGGGGAAATTTACACTGGCCACAGTGAACGACCTACATATAcatcaacacacaaaaaaaatatatttttaactaAAACGGGAACATGCACCtaaccgagaaaaaaaaagaacgaaattgACACCCTTCCCACAGTATCCTAAAtattggaaataaaaagaaaaaacaacagagATAGTGCAACATTCATGCATTTTCAAGGAAATATCCAGATATGCATGCTGATTCCCAAAACTCCTACCCTGTTTTGCTTATGGAACGCAGTTGATCGGCTGTTAATGTTCTCCAAGTACCATTTTTCTGTGTTATACTAATGAATGTGATAGggaaaatgagaagaatagAATCATTATGAAACATTCTATAAATTGCACATTAGTTTGTCGCTTGAAATGAAGAGTGTTCAAATAAGTGGAATACTTGAATGGAAATAAATCATACGTACCCATGCTGCCTAACTGATGTCAACTGCTTATTGCTGAGGTGTTTAGCTTCACCATGTGCATCAACAGATACAACATCCAGGTCGTCCCATGAGGGAATGTCAAAAAGGTTTTCCACAACCAGGGGTTTCCGTCTGGTTGATGCTGAACCTTCACTGAATTCTTGAACTGCGATGGGTTGGGGCAGGTTGAGAGGAAAGGTTTTCCAATGAAAGAGGGTACTCTCAGCTATTCGCTGGATTTCCAGAACAAGATCTACAAGATGTGGAGCTAGAAGAGTAGTATCCAGGTGAAATCTTAATGGTTCTTTCTGcaataattgaaaatgaaacaggACAATTGTTGATATTACAGTGATCGCCTGCAAGACAAGGAGTGCAGACATGGAGTGCAGATAACATGACAGAAGGGAGGGACATGAACCATTTCCTTTACATGGGTATCAAACGATCGTTTTAGGCCGAAACTATTCTCACCTGAGGTTGATTGATAGAATTTTCTCCCTCACTTAACTTAAACTCTTCATCCAAAGTGGGATGGACCGTCTTAAAACGGGCCatctttcttaaaaaattgagATGTCGCTTGGCAAGAAATACTTGACGACACAAAACATTGAGACTAGCGTCTTCTGCTCATCACCCTTGTAATTCATTGATTGCAAGATAGGTGGCGTAGCATTCTATCAATACAAAAACCCgcgaataaaatttctttcgaATAATGGAATATCTGCTGCATTTAAgggaaagaataataataatgaatggttacaaaccaaaataataaaattagaatttcttCTGTACATTAACCACTGCTGCAAACATCTATATTACATTAAGGTCAATTATTTCATAAGATCCATCAATATTATCAGAATTTAGTTTTCTTGTTAGAATCatcagagaaaataaaaatttagataaaactgataaaaaacactagctttaaaaattatattcttCTAGGCGCTGATGGCTTAATGGATAGCGCGTCAGCGTCGGCGTTGTCGAATGCGGTCGCCAGGGTGGCTGACTGGTATGGAATTCAACGGTCGCGGCTATGGGAGAGGTTGGCTGATGTTAGGTTAGAATAGGGTGTTAGGTTAAGTTTAGGTTAGGGCCCCATAAAAAGCATGCAGACTATTCCTAGAGACCCATacgataacatttttttcaatattttcaattgtttcttttgttttgaataaaagaCGCCAAATGCGGGATAAATTTTTTCCCACAACCACATCATTGGTTCAAATCTTCGCAGATGCAAACCTTTTTCTAGAGCAGATTTCgattgtttttaaatgattttcgatttattttctattgagGAGTCGAAAAGTCATTGCTGAAATAGTTTTTAACGTAAACACTCATTTTGACGCGGGGAAAGATATTAGCTTCACTGAAGCTACATCAAGCTACACACAAGCCTTTCCAATTAATTAGTCACGTTCATTAtggattaaaatttgaaagttTTGAAACAGTTTTGAAACATTGAGACTAGCGTTCTGCTCATCACCCTTGTAATTCATTGATTGCAAGATAGGTGGCGTAGCATTCTATCAATACAAAAACCCgcgaataaaatttctttcgaATGGAATATCTGCTGCATTTAAgggaagaataataataatgaatggttacaaaccaaaataataaaattagaatttcttCTGTACATTAACCACTGCTGCAAACATCTATATTACATTAAAGCCAATTATTTCACAAGATGTATCAATATTATCAGAATTTAGTTTTCTTGTTAGAATCatcagagaaaataaaaatttggataaaactgataaaaaacattagctttaaaaattatattcttCTAGGCGCTGATGGCTTAATGGATAGCGCGTCAGCGTCGGCGTTGTCGTATGCGGTCGCCAGGGTGGCTGACTGGTTTGGAATTCAACGGTCGCGGCTATGGGAGAGGTTGCTGATGTTAGGTTAGAATAGGGTGTTAGGTTAAGTTTAGGTTAGGGCCCCATAAAAAGCATGCAGACTATTCCTAGAGACCCATacgataacatttttttcaatattttcaattgtttcttttgttttgaataaaagaCGCCAAATGCGGGATAAATTTTTTCCCACAACCACATCATTGGTTCAAATCTTCGCAGATGCAAACCTTTTTCTAGAGCAGATTTCgattgtttttaaatgattttcgatttattttctattgagGAGTCGAAAAGTCATTGCTGAAATAGTTTTTAACGTAAACACTCATTTTGACGCGGGGAAAGATATTAGCTTCACTGAAGCTACATCAAGCTACACACAAGCCTTTCCAATTAATTAGTCACGTTCATTAtggattaaaatttgaaagttTTGAAACAGTTTTGAAACATTGAGACTAGCGTTCTGCTCATCACCCTTGTAATTCATTGATTGCAAGATAGGTGGCGTAGCATTCTATCAATACAAAAACCCgcgaataaaatttctttcgaATGGAATATCTGCTGCATTTAAgggaaagaataataataatgaatggttacaaaccaaaataataaaattagaatttcttCTGTACATTAACCACTGCTGCAAACATCTATATTACATTAAGGCCAATTATTTCATAAGATCCATCAATATTATCAGAATTTAGTTTTCTTGTTAGAATCatcagagaaaataaaaatttggataaaactgataaaaaacattagctttaaaaattatattcttCTAGGCGCTGATGGCCTAATGGATAGCGCGTCAGCGTCGGCGTTGTCGTATGCGGTCGCCAGGGTGGCTGACTGGTTTGGAATTCAACGGTCGCGGCTATGGGAGAGGTTGGCTGATGTTAGGTTAGAATAGGGTGTTAGGTTAAGTTTAGGTTAGGGCCCCATAAAAAGCATGCAGACTATTCCTAGAGACCCATacgataacatttttttcaatattttcaattagtttcttttgttttgaataaaagaCGTCAAATGCGGGATGAAATTTTTTCCCACAACCACATCATTGGTTCAAATCTTCGCAGATGCAAACCTTTTTCTAGAGCAGATTTCgattgtttttaaatgattttagatttattttctattgagGAGTCGAAAAGTCATTGCTGAAATAGTTTTTAACGTAAACACTCATTTTGACGTGAGGAAATTAATTAGCTGCTGAAGCTACATCAAGCTACACACAAACCTTTCCAATTAATTAGTCACGTTCATTAtggattcaaattttaaatttttatttattcaagctaattttcttaattcgttaaataatttcattcgatttttcaaattaaaacttaTGAAAAATAGTATAATTGagataaaatttgtaaaaagacTAGCTTTTACAAGTTAGTTTCATTATGACGTCGATGGCTTAGTTGGTAAGGCCTAAGGCGTCGGTGTTGTCGCGTCGGATCTGGTCGCCAGGGTGGCTGAACCGTTGCATGCAATGggatggaaaggaaaaaatgggttTCGGCCAAATTATGTATAgatgacaagaagaaaaagtgcgTAAATTGGTTGAGTTAAGTATATTGAAGTTGGGTGTCTCTCCCGACTTCTGCAAGTATGCCAAATATAAAAGTTGCAAACTTTGGGAACCCCGAGGGACCGGGCAGTATCGGGCTTGCCTAGATCACCCAAAATCTTGTGGCTTTTATAATTAGTGTGTCGTCAAAGGTTGTGCAGTGTTCAAGAAATGATATTACTTGTTAGTTTCTCAAGAAACGTCCGTAGATGTTCCAGCTTGATTCGATACCTACCGAATTATCAAGCCCTTTGACGAAAAATAGCTGTTTAATGAGTGTAGCTTCCATGGTTATAGATATTTCGAAATAAGGTTATAACCTGTGTCCGATGACACGTTGAATCGGCAAGCTAGACTTAAGCTAACACAAGATCACCACGGCAGATCTAGTAGGTTGTAAGGAAAATCGGCCAAATAATATTCCTCATCCGATGACATTTTGTTACTATTTTCAATAATATCCtttcttttgagaaaaaaggTCCCATATGCGGGACATTAATCGGGTATAGTCTTATAACCCTACAACCATGTCAGTGGTTCTGATCTTCGTAGATGCGAAACTTTTTTCAACACagatttctattttaaaattgattacattaaatttattttcctgtttagaagtaaaaaaaaacattgctgTGATTGTTTcttgatgatttttaaaaatgtaagcTATCCCTTTCGAGCgcgctttttttaaattaaaacttattCAGCGCATATTTTTCAGGCTATGCGTAAAATTTCACATGGCCAAAATTTATATTACAATTAATGTTACAAGTAACTAACCCCCCTAATTCTCCAATTGATAAATTTCAATGTTGATTTCGGTTTGTTTGTAAACAGCGTTATTGGGGTCGATATTATTACGACAATTTAAAAGCCATCGACTTGTGTACGATGATAAAACCcgcagttttattttattaccgAAAAGTTACTGAACACTCGTTGAGTGTTTCACGCTCCATTTCCCGTATAGGGGAGAGTTGTACTAGTTGAcgcgattttttgttttttggccaccatacttttaaaaataatttttcgaaaCTCCCGATTATCTTAAAAGAAAGAGGGGAGAATGAGCTATATGCctcgaatttttaattaacagaAACTCCCCTTTATTAggtcaaaaagtaaatttgaaaacgtcaaaattaaaagacgaGATGCCCCGTTGAAGGGGCACTTCGCTCCATGTATGGGGGCATAAAAGCCCATGTTATTCTTATGGACTAACAGTCCAAGGGACGGTACATCAGATaaacgaataaataaataaagaaagttaAGATTCAAAAGTATATTCTTGGTGGAATGATAACAATACATGAGTTATTTAAAAACCACAAATTTAGATGGCCACGACATCAAGATCATTAAAATAACTAAGAACAATTGGCCGTGATGTGGTTCTCTGGAACGGGAGTTTGGCCTTCTTGGACGATGTTATCGTTGGATGCTGGGTTTCTATGAAGATGGGACTGGTGATGAATAAGGCCTAAAAGGACGATCCGTGACGAAAGATGAAGCAAAGTCGACGTCACCATCGaagataaatatataaaatgggACTAGCCCAGCCACTCTAAACCCAGACGTGATGTATGCTGGTGTTGTTGGTCTAGATAGATTGAATATACAATAAGATcagaaataatgaaaagggTAGAATTCTAATACAAGCAATAGGTCTACCTCGATGATGAACAAATCGAAATCTTTGTCTGACATATCCAGCCAGACTTATTGGCTGATCCAA
It includes:
- the LOC124341686 gene encoding uncharacterized protein LOC124341686 isoform X3 → MARFKTVHPTLDEEFKLSEGENSINQPQKEPLRFHLDTTLLAPHLVDLVLEIQRIAESTLFHWKTFPLNLPQPIAVQEFSEGSASTRRKPLVVENLFDIPSWDDLDVVSVDAHGEAKHLSNKQLTSVRQHGSFTVASVNFPGQQHTWRVNPLLQKGSEVAMDSLLNTLAWSAAVINLTASERFTGDVFSVRKSIRSLRMGFHRFLDLIFGMPSLQPRDFESRLHEERSRYLVAELLCAVECQEEYIALCRFIRHYLAHQQTSGGSGRLSDVRQQKPPPLPYIFQTPKGMLIDLRLFSREIMDKVKPVVNMVLQQESKTRWSRHHVPEIKVDRKRNEAGHSGPDDDFQDLMNDEPLNRIWDSVLHNADVEQLGPGIAQLLVDQARATITMKRAVAKVRERFTADLIQAELDIRLRHPMLSLVKPWMDKQLCSVKTKLAKEYQWKCHEEAIEACRRKSLDQFVYFLSRDLAFLRDRAPILSKELWADKQATRSFIWDTWIWNPRAWIIRRYFQGTAEVIPTHLSGTPTSITNPRCSSSGSDGQEQPVYTLERSSRRTTTTQWPLWRWANFLQRAWVWSCNGAYACGYLVPWCSPIGLRALVANQPFYADLELSQVNGTLCPRRSAYTPTLNSRLASLWRHISKSRTEFETKPDTGFMGKGLTRQLNRAWNYGFKGLLCSLLFLLIFPVICILCSAGGICLALSAPVWAPVFALIYQVCIILVWDVDNPDPKRGPLLPMIRVLVRDLLLDGLLQPIACLVTAFIVCPLISLLLAVYGMLHWMTVRSRDAIIYSLAIRPRGRIPASEGFLVKRIAGPGLNTEFQYQISKEQALAAFEARLESDRLIAYRRQTERLIRRPAEEFRLFVQQVFSPFSGTAWCPTPVTEKPVDKADATASNFKSSNVAAQLERETQALLASLEEKVERRLEQLRMSLNTNALKKIRMSSADLKMVLVRSAMMMRTFYPTEILVRLGVNESELWERYNVEEGDWLALSAIFLSEIFSSSILNPLNDEETRIQLQAKDLNLGRYGAMFTQSDLDSEPFEWPQRAFQPAVVPLPDFSYFSPVGRDAANSSPPWKKKRTTQVHGHSGRLSEGVASWMGKSVTVSEPSRAGWNSELLIPLPVSHPVLICILIYNRHRDVGAIPLESESCRLLIRFLEGSVTLSRRKENTISRPPMLLDAAASRSPASHKPLLGSSGSDLALSQPSLAVDFSNTPSTSPSQHDTLVSIAQDGTLSLVGTLVSEHASVDIDMGLDQENIAQSLSASRDVDADTVLSKSLGSTLARAADTLRMALLGEKAEETSSASGGRNKYAVENFELLPSSDEHLAATNTAPESRPEVTEKSKKFPTYQPASFRSWRMNLPSPIRYDSDPRLRTSVDLNQPQPTSPRPLGLFELSRGLALDRGPAFSPAQLSIGRRLMERGEMAASGSQDSLPFAEEDASLVDSPDCDLSKNAPIRKNPETLGNTGQSYCEVQTVQQSRPAAVLASIEDLSLSIDSQHTHLDITSQLGTQV
- the LOC124341686 gene encoding uncharacterized protein LOC124341686 isoform X1; the protein is MARFKTVHPTLDEEFKLSEGENSINQPQKEPLRFHLDTTLLAPHLVDLVLEIQRIAESTLFHWKTFPLNLPQPIAVQEFSEGSASTRRKPLVVENLFDIPSWDDLDVVSVDAHGEAKHLSNKQLTSVRQHGITQKNGTWRTLTADQLRSISKTGSFTVASVNFPGQQHTWRVNPLLQKGSEVAMDSLLNTLAWSAAVINLTASERFTGDVFSVRKSIRSLRMGFHRFLDLIFGMPSLQPRDFESRLHEERSRYLVAELLCAVECQEEYIALCRFIRHYLAHQQTSGGSGRLSDVRQQKPPPLPYIFQTPKGMLIDLRLFSREIMDKVKPVVNMVLQQESKTRWSRHHVPEIKVDRKRNEAGHSGPDDDFQDLMNDEPLNRIWDSVLHNADVEQLGPGIAQLLVDQARATITMKRAVAKVRERFTADLIQAELDIRLRHPMLSLVKPWMDKQLCSVKTKLAKEYQWKCHEEAIEACRRKSLDQFVYFLSRDLAFLRDRAPILSKELWADKQATRSFIWDTWIWNPRAWIIRRYFQGTAEVIPTHLSGTPTSITNPRCSSSGSDGQEQPVYTLERSSRRTTTTQWPLWRWANFLQRAWVWSCNGAYACGYLVPWCSPIGLRALVANQPFYADLELSQVNGTLCPRRSAYTPTLNSRLASLWRHISKSRTEFETKPDTGFMGKGLTRQLNRAWNYGFKGLLCSLLFLLIFPVICILCSAGGICLALSAPVWAPVFALIYQVCIILVWDVDNPDPKRGPLLPMIRVLVRDLLLDGLLQPIACLVTAFIVCPLISLLLAVYGMLHWMTVRSRDAIIYSLAIRPRGRIPASEGFLVKRIAGPGLNTEFQYQISKEQALAAFEARLESDRLIAYRRQTERLIRRPAEEFRLFVQQVFSPFSGTAWCPTPVTEKPVDKADATASNFKSSNVAAQLERETQALLASLEEKVERRLEQLRMSLNTNALKKIRMSSADLKMVLVRSAMMMRTFYPTEILVRLGVNESELWERYNVEEGDWLALSAIFLSEIFSSSILNPLNDEETRIQLQAKDLNLGRYGAMFTQSDLDSEPFEWPQRAFQPAVVPLPDFSYFSPVGRDAANSSPPWKKKRTTQVHGHSGRLSEGVASWMGKSVTVSEPSRAGWNSELLIPLPVSHPVLICILIYNRHRDVGAIPLESESCRLLIRFLEGSVTLSRRKENTISRPPMLLDAAASRSPASHKPLLGSSGSDLALSQPSLAVDFSNTPSTSPSQHDTLVSIAQDGTLSLVGTLVSEHASVDIDMGLDQENIAQSLSASRDVDADTVLSKSLGSTLARAADTLRMALLGEKAEETSSASGGRNKYAVENFELLPSSDEHLAATNTAPESRPEVTEKSKKFPTYQPASFRSWRMNLPSPIRYDSDPRLRTSVDLNQPQPTSPRPLGLFELSRGLALDRGPAFSPAQLSIGRRLMERGEMAASGSQDSLPFAEEDASLVDSPDCDLSKNAPIRKNPETLGNTGQSYCEVQTVQQSRPAAVLASIEDLSLSIDSQHTHLDITSQLGTQV
- the LOC124341686 gene encoding uncharacterized protein LOC124341686 isoform X2; the protein is MARFKTVHPTLDEEFKLSEGENSINQPQKEPLRFHLDTTLLAPHLVDLVLEIQRIAESTLFHWKTFPLNLPQPIAVQEFSEGSASTRRKPLVVENLFDIPSWDDLDVVSVDAHGEAKHLSNKQLTSVRQHGITQKNGTWRTLTADQLRSISKTGSFTVASVNFPGQQHTWRVNPLLQKGSEVAMDSLLNTLAWSAAVINLTASERFTGDVFSVRKSIRSLRMGFHRFLDLIFGMPSLQPRDFESRLHEERSRYLVAELLCAVECQEEYIALCRFIRHYLAHQQTSGGSGRLSDVRQQKPPPLPYIFQTPKGMLIDLRLFSREIMDKVKPVVNMVLQQESKTRWSRHHVPEIKVDRKRNEAGHSGPDDDFQDLMNDEPLNRIWDSVLHNADVEQLGPGIAQLLVDQARATITMKRAVAKVRERFTADLIQAELDIRLRHPMLSLVKPWMDKQLCSVKTKLAKEYQWKCHEEAIEACRRKSLDQFVYFLSRDLAFLRDRAPILSKELWADKQATRSFIWDTWIWNPRAWIIRRYFQGTAEVIPTHLSGTPTSITNPRCSSSGSDGQEQPVYTLERSSRRTTTTQWPLWRWANFLQRAWVWSCNGAYACGYLVPWCSPIGLRALVANQPFYADLELSQVNGTLCPRRSAYTPTLNSRLASLWRHISKSRTEFETKPDTGFMGKGLTRQLNRAWNYGFKGLLCSLLFLLIFPVICILCSAGGICLALSAPVWAPVFALIYQVCIILVWDVDNPDPKRGPLLPMIRVLVRDLLLDGLLQPIACLVTAFIVCPLISLLLAVYGMLHWMTVRSRDAIIYSLAIRPRGRIPASEGFLVKRIAGPGLNTEFQYQISKEQALAAFEARLESDRLIAYRRQTERLIRRPAEEFRLFVQQVFSPFSGTAWCPTPVTEKPVDKADATASNFKSSNVAAQLERETQALLASLEEKVERRLEQLRMSLNTNALKKIRMSSADLKMVLVRSAMMMRTFYPTEILVRLGVNESELWERYNVEEGDWLALSAIFLSEIFSSSILNPLNDEETRIQLQAKDLNLGRYGAMFTQSDLDSEPFEWPQRAFQPAVVPLPDFSYFSPVGRDAANSSPPWKKKRTTQVHGHSGRLSEGVASWMGKSVTVSEPSRAGWNSELLIPLPVSHPVLICILIYNRHRDVGAIPLESESCRLLIRFLEGSVTLSRRKENTISRPPMLLDAAASRSPASHKPLLGSSGSDLALSQPSLAVDFSNTPSTSPSQHDTLVSIAQDGTLSLVGTLVSEHASVDIDMGLDQENIAHLSASRDVDADTVLSKSLGSTLARAADTLRMALLGEKAEETSSASGGRNKYAVENFELLPSSDEHLAATNTAPESRPEVTEKSKKFPTYQPASFRSWRMNLPSPIRYDSDPRLRTSVDLNQPQPTSPRPLGLFELSRGLALDRGPAFSPAQLSIGRRLMERGEMAASGSQDSLPFAEEDASLVDSPDCDLSKNAPIRKNPETLGNTGQSYCEVQTVQQSRPAAVLASIEDLSLSIDSQHTHLDITSQLGTQV